From the genome of Thermococcus chitonophagus, one region includes:
- a CDS encoding chemotaxis protein CheC, with product MKKSEWYKDIFKEASNIAISHALTALSQMIGGPIEMEPPEVEIVSRVEFLKRLAERGVSQGFTVMFDITEGLSGLTILQFPKQSALNITAVLMGMEPGSLTELDEMGKSAIMEVGNILISVYTDILSNLIGEPVSLSPPKPAESLYDIEKELGRPDLRDVESIIIFKSRFHKQDIGVESFFYIVPTPESFTKLVKKLESQVIEEVEKQ from the coding sequence ATGAAGAAGAGCGAGTGGTATAAAGACATATTTAAAGAAGCATCAAACATAGCGATTTCCCATGCACTAACAGCCCTCTCCCAGATGATAGGCGGCCCTATAGAGATGGAGCCACCTGAAGTTGAGATAGTTTCTAGGGTGGAATTCCTCAAAAGACTAGCTGAGAGAGGAGTTTCCCAGGGATTCACTGTCATGTTTGATATAACTGAAGGTCTCTCTGGATTGACAATTCTTCAGTTCCCTAAGCAGAGTGCCCTAAACATCACCGCTGTATTAATGGGCATGGAACCTGGGAGTCTAACTGAACTTGATGAGATGGGTAAATCAGCAATAATGGAAGTTGGGAATATCTTAATCTCAGTTTATACTGATATCCTCTCGAACCTAATTGGGGAGCCTGTCTCTCTTAGTCCTCCTAAGCCCGCAGAATCTCTATACGATATTGAGAAGGAGCTTGGAAGACCAGACCTCAGGGATGTTGAGAGTATTATAATTTTCAAGTCTCGTTTCCACAAGCAAGACATAGGTGTTGAGAGTTTCTTCTACATTGTTCCGACTCCTGAATCCTTTACTAAGCTTGTGAAGAAACTAGAAAGCCAGGTCATTGAAGAGGTCGAGAAGCAATGA
- a CDS encoding RNA ligase, whose protein sequence is MVSSKFKEILLKLGVSQERIETLEMKGGIVEDEFDGIRYLRFKDSAGKLRRGTVIFNEREVILGFPHIKRVVNLEEGIRRAFKNREFYVEEKVDGYNVRVAKVNDKIVAITRGGFICPFTTERIADFVPEEFFKDNPNLILVGEMAGPESPYLVEGPPYVKEDIMFFLFDVQEKGTGKSLPVEERLKIAEEYGIPHVEVFGKFTRNDLGELYELIERLSREGREGIVMKSPDMKRIVKYVTPFANINDIRIGARVFYELPPGYFTSRISRLAFYIAEKRLKGESLRKLAEDLGMALLQPLVESILDVEQGEDIAEVFKIRVKKIETAYKMVTHFEKLGLNIEIVDIEELSNGMWRVTFKRVYSDATSEIRELIGGKAFVD, encoded by the coding sequence ATGGTCAGCAGTAAGTTTAAGGAAATACTCCTAAAGCTTGGAGTATCCCAAGAGAGGATAGAAACTTTAGAAATGAAAGGAGGAATAGTTGAAGACGAATTCGATGGAATTAGGTATTTAAGGTTCAAAGATTCAGCAGGTAAGCTTAGAAGGGGCACTGTGATTTTTAATGAGAGGGAAGTAATCTTAGGGTTTCCCCATATAAAGAGGGTCGTTAATCTAGAAGAAGGTATAAGAAGAGCCTTCAAGAACAGGGAATTCTACGTCGAAGAGAAGGTCGATGGTTACAATGTAAGGGTTGCCAAAGTCAATGACAAAATAGTGGCGATAACTAGAGGAGGTTTTATCTGCCCCTTTACAACAGAGAGGATAGCTGACTTCGTACCTGAAGAGTTCTTTAAAGATAATCCAAATCTAATCCTTGTTGGGGAAATGGCAGGTCCTGAAAGTCCGTACCTTGTTGAAGGACCCCCATACGTTAAGGAAGACATAATGTTCTTTCTCTTTGACGTTCAGGAAAAGGGCACTGGAAAGAGTTTACCAGTTGAAGAAAGGCTCAAAATAGCGGAGGAGTATGGAATTCCCCATGTTGAAGTGTTCGGAAAGTTCACGCGAAATGACTTGGGGGAGTTATACGAGCTAATAGAGAGACTGAGCAGGGAGGGAAGAGAGGGCATAGTCATGAAAAGTCCTGACATGAAGAGGATTGTAAAATACGTTACGCCCTTCGCTAACATCAACGACATAAGGATAGGGGCAAGAGTCTTCTACGAACTGCCCCCAGGATACTTTACAAGCAGAATCTCAAGGCTAGCATTTTATATTGCAGAAAAGAGGCTAAAGGGAGAGAGCCTAAGAAAGCTCGCCGAAGACTTAGGGATGGCATTACTCCAGCCCCTCGTTGAAAGCATACTCGATGTTGAACAGGGAGAGGATATTGCCGAAGTCTTCAAAATAAGGGTAAAGAAGATAGAGACAGCATACAAAATGGTAACACACTTCGAAAAGCTTGGCCTCAACATAGAAATAGTTGATATAGAAGAACTAAGTAACGGCATGTGGAGGGTAACCTTCAAGAGGGTTTATTCAGATGCTACAAGTGAAATTAGAGAGTTAATTGGAGGAAAGGCCTTCGTTGACTAA
- a CDS encoding CheF family chemotaxis protein has translation MAIAETRVKVAIQSSWKSLRGVSWRDAIAQLDSDRLIIKYLKMGEVVGEDSFPFSALSDINVRIPDEVKLNPEKEHFGMKFYIPTRGELLLILTIEENLLIYDEKKFLEFIHKIFETLINGKPAMIQLARIVGGAINMESKWQKGWLRVVKVKSARTQKTERSVVVITEEKKPVSIFSDIEDIEIEEVDMDGKKVRAWKIRHYHINQSVTSYLYIPERQTQLFVLRYLLKYNPGLMEFIMKIADDFPTLKAEFQEFMERELKELEALDEMEKQILVALYSGIDPLELHQFLGVSEKEIEEIYDRMIDKGLLKIVMIRKVVDLTNEGRRLVNKLLKYGLVSM, from the coding sequence ATGGCGATAGCTGAAACTAGAGTTAAAGTGGCTATTCAGTCCTCTTGGAAAAGCCTGAGGGGGGTTAGTTGGAGAGATGCCATAGCCCAGTTAGACTCGGATAGGCTTATAATAAAATATCTAAAAATGGGCGAGGTAGTTGGCGAGGACAGTTTTCCATTTTCGGCGTTGAGTGATATTAATGTTAGGATACCTGATGAAGTTAAGCTAAATCCTGAGAAAGAACACTTTGGAATGAAATTCTATATCCCCACGAGAGGAGAACTCCTTCTTATTCTAACGATAGAGGAAAATCTCCTCATATATGACGAAAAGAAGTTTTTGGAGTTCATACACAAGATATTTGAAACGCTAATCAATGGAAAGCCTGCAATGATACAGCTCGCGAGGATAGTTGGTGGAGCAATAAATATGGAGTCTAAGTGGCAGAAAGGATGGCTTAGGGTAGTTAAGGTAAAATCAGCCAGGACACAAAAGACTGAAAGGAGTGTCGTTGTTATTACTGAGGAAAAGAAGCCAGTTTCAATATTCTCGGATATTGAGGATATAGAAATTGAGGAAGTCGATATGGATGGCAAGAAAGTTAGAGCGTGGAAGATAAGACACTATCACATTAACCAGAGTGTTACATCTTATCTCTATATCCCCGAAAGACAAACTCAATTGTTCGTGCTTAGATACCTTCTAAAATACAACCCTGGGTTAATGGAGTTTATAATGAAGATAGCGGATGACTTTCCAACGCTGAAAGCAGAGTTTCAGGAGTTCATGGAGAGAGAATTAAAGGAACTTGAGGCTTTAGATGAAATGGAAAAGCAGATATTGGTGGCCCTTTACTCTGGAATAGATCCTTTAGAGTTGCACCAATTCTTGGGCGTTAGTGAGAAGGAAATTGAGGAAATATATGATAGAATGATTGACAAGGGGCTTTTGAAGATTGTTATGATCCGAAAAGTTGTTGATTTAACAAACGAGGGAAGAAGGCTAGTAAACAAACTACTCAAGTACGGACTTGTTTCAATGTAA
- a CDS encoding chemotaxis protein CheD: protein MVQEIKVGIGDYAVGKGRGIISTYGLGSCVGITLYDRVTKVGGLLHALLPEASRYGGRGNPAKYVDTGLQLLLKDVLKLGASKFRLEAKLFGGAHMFDNVKSADLMIGQKNVEVAKRELKRLGIRLVAEDTGGKGGRTIYLDLSTGKVRMRKVSGGKVIEKVY, encoded by the coding sequence ATGGTTCAGGAGATCAAAGTTGGAATCGGTGATTATGCAGTTGGTAAAGGTAGGGGAATAATAAGCACGTATGGGTTAGGTAGCTGTGTCGGTATCACCCTTTACGATAGGGTTACCAAGGTCGGCGGATTGTTGCATGCCTTACTTCCTGAAGCTTCGAGGTATGGAGGCAGAGGAAATCCTGCCAAATATGTGGATACGGGGTTACAATTACTACTTAAGGATGTCCTAAAGCTTGGAGCTTCAAAATTTAGGCTTGAAGCTAAGCTCTTTGGAGGAGCTCACATGTTCGACAATGTAAAGAGTGCAGATCTCATGATAGGTCAGAAGAACGTTGAAGTAGCAAAGCGGGAGCTCAAAAGGCTTGGAATAAGGCTTGTCGCTGAAGATACTGGTGGAAAGGGGGGTAGAACAATTTACTTGGATTTATCCACTGGAAAGGTTCGAATGAGGAAAGTCTCAGGAGGAAAAGTTATTGAGAAAGTCTACTAG
- a CDS encoding glycerate kinase type-2 family protein → MKELALELVKEAINAADPYKAVKRAIAVQGNKLIVNGKEFTKSGDIYVIAFGKAACEMARAVEDTVEVKEGIAVTKYGYGRPLRTVKVIEAGHPIPDENSIKGAEEALKLLSKVREEDIVFILISGGGSALFELPEEGITLEDLKKTNELLIKSGATIHEINTVRKHISKVKGGKLAKRIKGIGIALIISDVVGDNLEAIASGPTVKDPTTFRDAERILKLYGIWEEIPESVRMVIEKGLKGEIEETLKEDLPNIYNFLVASNSKSCEAIVRKAKERGFDAHILTTVLEGEAREAGIFISSIAREILERKRPFKPPVVLVFGGETTVTIRGESGKGGPNQEIALSASRKIAGLNVTIVAFDTDGTDGPTDAAGGIVDGETYEKLRNAGIDVEKELFTHNAYETLKKVGALLFTGPTGTNVNSIVIAIIGKP, encoded by the coding sequence ATGAAGGAACTGGCATTAGAACTCGTTAAAGAAGCAATAAATGCCGCCGATCCATATAAGGCAGTAAAACGGGCAATAGCAGTACAGGGAAATAAGTTGATCGTAAATGGAAAGGAGTTTACAAAAAGCGGAGATATTTACGTTATAGCCTTTGGGAAAGCTGCCTGCGAGATGGCTAGAGCTGTAGAGGACACTGTCGAAGTCAAAGAGGGCATTGCAGTAACCAAGTACGGCTATGGAAGGCCTTTAAGGACTGTGAAAGTCATAGAAGCAGGGCACCCAATTCCTGATGAAAATTCGATAAAAGGTGCTGAGGAGGCACTCAAGCTTCTTAGCAAGGTAAGAGAAGAGGACATAGTATTTATCCTTATTTCAGGTGGAGGATCAGCACTTTTCGAGCTCCCAGAAGAGGGAATAACCCTCGAAGATCTAAAGAAAACAAACGAACTTCTAATAAAAAGTGGAGCAACGATCCATGAGATAAATACCGTAAGAAAGCACATATCAAAGGTCAAGGGAGGAAAACTTGCAAAGAGAATTAAAGGTATTGGAATAGCTCTTATAATCTCAGATGTCGTGGGAGACAACTTGGAAGCTATAGCCTCGGGCCCGACGGTTAAAGATCCAACGACTTTTAGAGATGCAGAAAGGATACTTAAACTGTATGGAATATGGGAGGAAATACCAGAAAGTGTTAGAATGGTAATAGAGAAGGGATTAAAGGGAGAAATTGAAGAAACTCTGAAAGAGGATCTTCCAAACATATACAACTTCCTAGTGGCAAGCAATTCCAAGTCCTGTGAGGCAATTGTAAGGAAAGCCAAAGAGAGGGGATTCGACGCTCATATTCTAACCACAGTTTTAGAGGGTGAAGCAAGAGAAGCAGGGATCTTTATATCATCTATAGCTAGGGAGATCCTTGAAAGAAAAAGGCCCTTTAAGCCCCCAGTAGTTTTAGTGTTCGGAGGAGAAACAACAGTAACAATTAGAGGAGAAAGTGGAAAGGGGGGACCAAATCAGGAAATAGCTCTTAGTGCTTCAAGGAAGATAGCTGGCCTTAACGTTACTATAGTCGCATTCGACACAGACGGAACAGACGGACCAACTGACGCCGCTGGAGGAATAGTTGATGGAGAAACGTATGAAAAGCTGAGAAACGCAGGAATTGACGTCGAGAAGGAATTATTTACTCATAATGCCTATGAAACCCTAAAGAAAGTTGGGGCCCTACTTTTTACGGGACCAACAGGCACCAATGTAAACTCAATAGTTATTGCAATAATTGGGAAACCTTAA
- a CDS encoding DUF257 family protein, with the protein MESMNELFNLLDTLNPGELVLMKAESSSYGPEFFAVLLEKYSELRGRELVIVDMLDTLHVFSEHLKILGFQDIFQETPVIKVGGTINVGKVIKRISVAGEHLLYVKRYRDVLEEYLKDKKESVIVLVLGCERLMALLSRFSEFYQIIIETQKLLGHKKIITIYVIDTSVTKKLPLDPLPELERIATTVVKAEPREGAGVFRVEKMPIVGIIKRTIEITTPTIMSLLFTLKQVRT; encoded by the coding sequence ATGGAGTCCATGAATGAACTTTTTAACTTACTTGACACTCTTAACCCAGGGGAACTAGTACTAATGAAAGCTGAATCAAGTTCTTATGGCCCAGAATTCTTTGCAGTCCTATTAGAGAAATATTCAGAGCTCAGGGGCAGAGAACTCGTTATAGTTGACATGCTCGACACACTGCATGTATTCTCAGAGCACCTCAAGATACTTGGCTTCCAAGACATATTCCAAGAAACTCCCGTAATAAAGGTTGGAGGTACAATTAATGTTGGAAAGGTCATAAAAAGAATTAGCGTTGCCGGAGAGCATCTACTCTATGTAAAGAGATACAGAGACGTTCTTGAAGAGTACTTAAAGGACAAGAAGGAGAGTGTTATTGTTCTAGTCCTAGGGTGTGAAAGACTAATGGCCTTGCTCTCAAGATTTAGCGAATTCTATCAGATAATAATTGAAACACAAAAACTATTAGGGCATAAGAAGATCATAACAATCTATGTAATTGACACCAGTGTCACAAAAAAGCTCCCACTAGATCCCCTACCAGAGCTTGAGAGAATAGCGACTACAGTAGTTAAAGCTGAGCCTAGAGAAGGGGCGGGAGTATTCAGAGTTGAAAAAATGCCAATAGTTGGGATTATAAAAAGAACAATAGAGATAACAACTCCAACTATCATGAGTCTGCTATTTACATTGAAACAAGTCCGTACTTGA
- a CDS encoding PIG-L deacetylase family protein produces MFEEINDFETAFKRLLNEVLEFDLQNPLKDVKKVLCIEPHPDDCVIGMGGTIKRLTDRGIEVIYICMTDGYMGTTDENITGHELAQIRRKEEEESAKMLGVKKIYWLNYRDTELPYSREVRKDLVKIIRKEKPDGVFLPDPWLPYEAHPDHRATGFLALDAVAFSPLPNFSNIDLDIGLKPHSVSFIGLYYTSRPNYFVDITDVMDLKLKAIRAHKSQFPDDIWETWEPFLRTVALYYGQKAGVKYAEGFRIMPGLFYHITPFAELI; encoded by the coding sequence ATGTTCGAGGAGATAAATGATTTTGAGACTGCCTTTAAGAGATTACTCAATGAAGTCCTTGAATTCGATCTCCAGAATCCACTAAAAGACGTAAAGAAGGTTCTTTGTATTGAACCTCATCCTGATGACTGTGTTATAGGAATGGGAGGGACAATTAAGAGGCTAACGGACAGGGGGATTGAGGTGATATACATCTGCATGACTGATGGTTACATGGGGACTACTGATGAGAACATAACAGGACATGAATTAGCTCAAATCAGGAGAAAAGAAGAAGAGGAAAGTGCAAAAATGCTTGGGGTAAAGAAAATTTACTGGCTCAATTACAGGGACACGGAGTTACCTTATTCTCGAGAAGTTAGGAAAGATCTTGTTAAGATAATAAGAAAAGAGAAGCCAGATGGGGTGTTTCTCCCCGATCCATGGTTGCCGTATGAAGCTCATCCTGATCATAGAGCTACTGGATTCTTAGCTTTAGATGCGGTAGCATTCTCACCGCTCCCCAACTTCTCAAATATTGATCTTGATATAGGACTAAAACCACATTCAGTCTCATTTATAGGTCTTTATTATACAAGCAGGCCAAACTATTTTGTTGACATAACCGACGTCATGGATCTAAAACTCAAAGCCATTAGGGCCCATAAAAGCCAATTCCCTGATGACATCTGGGAAACTTGGGAACCTTTCCTTAGAACTGTGGCCTTATACTATGGGCAGAAGGCGGGAGTTAAGTATGCAGAGGGATTCAGAATAATGCCAGGGCTCTTTTATCACATCACGCCCTTTGCTGAACTTATATGA
- a CDS encoding type II toxin-antitoxin system VapC family toxin codes for MPLPPEITFDSAALLKMHSKSRKRILEITLAKFNVNLSIVTIYRYLTARAYLKKNVELEFDILKDIYTIVPLTEDIIIRASQIEANLLRKGIILDIEDILTAATAIQTGSLLIADDAKRYDPIRRFGLDTMPLNKFLKEVELMVEKELI; via the coding sequence ATGCCACTTCCTCCAGAAATTACATTTGATAGTGCTGCCCTCCTAAAGATGCATTCGAAGAGTAGAAAAAGGATACTCGAGATAACCCTGGCAAAGTTTAACGTTAATTTATCAATAGTCACAATATACAGGTACCTAACAGCAAGGGCATACCTTAAGAAAAACGTTGAGCTTGAATTTGATATCCTTAAAGATATTTACACGATAGTCCCATTAACCGAAGATATAATCATTAGGGCATCACAAATTGAAGCAAACCTGCTCAGAAAGGGTATAATTTTAGACATAGAGGATATATTGACCGCAGCAACAGCCATTCAAACAGGAAGCCTCTTAATTGCAGACGATGCAAAGAGATATGACCCGATAAGAAGGTTTGGCTTGGATACAATGCCTCTCAATAAATTTCTAAAAGAAGTAGAGTTAATGGTAGAAAAAGAGCTCATATAA
- a CDS encoding methyl-accepting chemotaxis protein yields MEFKKKVAGTVIVGMLLLALISGALMLYGSKRAAKSATERVLPVMQNFAEKEVLAEVNRIGGQFDAFFEEIIALGKVAQNMVLNSLQDMKTIYGTDFGEPGYDKVLRMLLLSRFKLIQEAEPRIYYVYFGDINGNMYMYPPEELPQGYDPRERPWYKKAVEAGHAVFTDPYPDATTGKWVITYAIPVYYNGQLIGVIGLDVFIDTLVKEIKESKVGKTGYAFILNKDGLTIVHPNEEYIMKLNVNDYPQLKPIADFLKSGKEEGIITYEWQGVKVIAAGRKIKGVDWYVFARAPEEEITGPALNAISLMEKDMQKSALLTVAILIILAIAFIVIMYRIIASSLKPLISLADVAQALAEGKLSEVREKLSRIRYLENDEIGALIRAFEAVGKDMIGALQAISQRLERLAEGDLSNGLSVEAKGELREVIEDVKTVTQKLKETMGALVEMTNELEKKANVLAQVANDVTESINQVTEAIQQVSTEAQRQQETINEITEGVRLVSQVSEESVRAMDEFETAVNEVVNIANEGSKKGDEALQRISDIQEMMNAIEESVSKVAEMSRNIEEITNVITNIAEQTNLLALNAAIEAARAGEAGRGFAVVAQEIRKLAEESKQAADNIKSIIDQITDEIREAVETTKKGVQVIGESSDTLRDSISYLGNIAELLQETSDRMGNVKSQIVKTQEEIENALRALENLAASAEETTASAEEVSSAMEEQTAAIEELRRASQDLKDIVDRLRAVISKFKL; encoded by the coding sequence ATGGAGTTCAAGAAGAAAGTTGCAGGGACAGTCATTGTAGGGATGCTATTACTTGCACTAATTTCAGGAGCACTAATGCTTTACGGTTCAAAGAGGGCAGCTAAAAGTGCTACAGAAAGAGTATTACCGGTAATGCAGAATTTCGCAGAGAAGGAGGTTTTGGCAGAAGTCAACAGAATAGGTGGGCAGTTTGATGCATTCTTTGAAGAAATAATAGCCCTGGGAAAAGTAGCTCAGAATATGGTATTAAATTCCCTGCAAGATATGAAAACAATTTATGGAACAGACTTTGGAGAGCCAGGCTATGACAAAGTTCTAAGGATGCTGTTATTAAGCAGGTTTAAGTTGATTCAAGAAGCTGAGCCTAGGATATACTATGTCTACTTTGGAGACATAAATGGAAATATGTACATGTACCCTCCAGAGGAACTTCCTCAGGGTTACGACCCAAGAGAGAGGCCATGGTATAAAAAGGCAGTTGAGGCAGGTCACGCAGTCTTTACTGACCCCTACCCAGATGCCACAACAGGAAAGTGGGTAATCACATATGCGATTCCGGTATACTACAATGGCCAGCTGATAGGGGTTATTGGGCTTGACGTGTTTATAGACACGCTTGTCAAAGAAATAAAAGAATCTAAGGTTGGGAAAACAGGTTACGCCTTTATATTAAACAAAGATGGTCTTACAATAGTACATCCAAACGAGGAATACATAATGAAGCTCAACGTGAACGACTATCCTCAGCTTAAGCCTATAGCCGACTTCCTCAAGAGTGGCAAGGAGGAGGGAATAATAACCTATGAATGGCAAGGAGTAAAAGTAATAGCTGCGGGTAGGAAGATTAAGGGCGTTGATTGGTACGTGTTTGCGAGAGCCCCAGAAGAGGAAATCACTGGGCCTGCACTGAATGCTATTTCCCTAATGGAGAAGGACATGCAGAAGAGCGCGCTACTGACGGTTGCAATATTAATAATACTTGCAATAGCGTTCATCGTGATTATGTACAGGATCATTGCTTCATCTCTAAAGCCGCTCATAAGCCTGGCCGATGTTGCTCAAGCGCTTGCTGAGGGTAAATTGAGTGAAGTTAGGGAGAAGCTCTCGAGAATCAGGTACCTTGAGAATGACGAAATTGGTGCACTCATAAGAGCATTTGAGGCAGTAGGAAAAGACATGATAGGGGCCCTACAGGCAATAAGCCAGAGACTGGAGAGGTTAGCCGAGGGAGATTTGAGTAACGGCCTGAGCGTTGAAGCTAAAGGTGAACTTAGAGAAGTCATTGAAGACGTCAAAACAGTGACTCAGAAACTCAAAGAGACCATGGGAGCCCTAGTTGAAATGACGAATGAGCTTGAAAAGAAAGCGAATGTCCTTGCTCAAGTTGCTAATGATGTGACAGAATCAATAAACCAAGTTACAGAGGCGATCCAGCAAGTTAGTACCGAAGCACAGAGGCAACAAGAGACTATTAACGAGATAACAGAGGGAGTAAGGCTCGTCTCACAGGTCAGCGAGGAGAGCGTTAGGGCTATGGATGAGTTTGAAACGGCTGTCAATGAAGTCGTCAACATAGCCAATGAGGGTAGCAAGAAGGGAGACGAAGCTCTCCAGAGGATAAGTGATATCCAGGAGATGATGAATGCAATCGAGGAATCAGTAAGTAAGGTTGCTGAGATGAGTAGGAACATTGAGGAGATAACAAACGTAATCACCAACATAGCTGAACAGACTAACCTTCTGGCATTAAACGCGGCAATTGAAGCTGCTAGAGCAGGAGAAGCTGGTAGAGGGTTTGCAGTAGTCGCTCAGGAGATTAGAAAGCTTGCCGAGGAGAGTAAGCAGGCGGCTGATAACATTAAGAGCATAATTGACCAGATTACTGACGAAATAAGAGAAGCAGTTGAAACAACGAAGAAAGGAGTACAGGTCATTGGAGAATCCTCCGATACGCTCAGGGATTCAATAAGCTACCTTGGTAACATAGCAGAGTTACTTCAAGAAACAAGTGACAGAATGGGTAATGTTAAGTCCCAGATAGTTAAGACACAAGAAGAGATCGAAAATGCACTTAGAGCTCTTGAGAACCTCGCTGCAAGCGCTGAAGAAACCACCGCAAGTGCAGAAGAAGTCAGCTCTGCGATGGAAGAGCAAACTGCTGCTATTGAAGAACTTAGAAGGGCCTCCCAGGATCTCAAAGACATCGTGGACAGGCTGAGGGCAGTTATATCAAAGTTTAAGCTTTAG
- a CDS encoding chemotaxis protein CheC: MAETENFEEYIKNLDEFAKSALVETFNIGASHAATALSQMTGKEVNISVPNLRIVAIKHVPEIVGEDVKVAVYIELGKDFSSHAFFIADYDDALKMFDIIMGNPPGTTKEMDEMVKSSFMEMGNILISAFANALSEFLGITIEQSPPSLAIDFLPAILDFALADIGKYCDYTIILETKITISGVEFEEHFLLFPKPEDMKKILEKLMGGLA; this comes from the coding sequence ATGGCTGAAACCGAGAATTTTGAAGAGTACATCAAAAATTTAGACGAATTTGCAAAAAGTGCCTTAGTTGAAACTTTCAACATAGGCGCCTCTCACGCTGCAACTGCTTTAAGCCAAATGACAGGTAAAGAAGTCAACATCTCCGTTCCAAATCTGAGGATAGTCGCAATAAAGCATGTTCCTGAGATCGTGGGAGAAGATGTTAAAGTTGCCGTCTACATAGAACTCGGAAAAGACTTCAGTAGCCATGCTTTCTTCATTGCAGATTACGATGACGCGCTTAAAATGTTTGACATAATAATGGGCAATCCCCCCGGAACGACGAAGGAAATGGATGAAATGGTTAAGTCTTCATTTATGGAGATGGGGAACATTTTAATTTCAGCTTTTGCAAATGCTCTCAGTGAGTTTCTCGGAATAACAATAGAGCAGAGCCCTCCGAGTTTGGCTATAGATTTCCTTCCTGCTATTCTTGACTTTGCATTGGCGGACATTGGGAAATACTGTGATTATACTATCATCCTTGAAACTAAGATAACAATTAGTGGGGTTGAGTTCGAAGAGCACTTCTTACTCTTCCCGAAACCTGAAGATATGAAGAAGATTCTTGAGAAGCTGATGGGGGGATTAGCATGA